The Sorangiineae bacterium MSr11954 DNA segment GGGACCCGCCCAGGTCCACATGAGCCCGTCGGCGCGGAAGGTGCATTCGCCGAGTAAATCCTGCGCGGGGCATGCTAAAAGAGCTCGCTAGATGGCACTCGGCTGACGCGTATCCGTCACCGGTCACAGCTACGGGGCTTACGCATGCGTCTTCGTCGATCCACCGTGCTCTTCTCGATCCCGGCTGCCCTTGCGGCGGCAAGCATCCCGCTCGCCGTCTCGTGCTCGGACGAATCGACCTTGGTGGCCAACCCCTCCGACGCATCGATCGACCGCGCCCCGCCATCGACCTCCGATTCCACGGCGCCCGTCAAAGTCCAAATCTTGGGCTTCAACGACTTCCACGGAAACCTCGAGGAGCCGACGGGGAACAACGCCAACGTGCTCGCCGAGGGCAACGATCCCGCGATTGGCGATGCGGGCGTCCCCCTCGACGGTTCGACGAAGAAGAACGTGCCGGCCGGCGGCGTGGTGTTCTTGGCCGCGCACATCGCCAAGCTCCGGGCCCAGAACCCGAACACCGCCGTGGTCTCCTCCGGCGATATGACCGGCGCCAGCCCGCTCGTATCGGCCATCTTCAGCGACGAGCCCACGGTGCTCGCGATGAACGCCATCGGCCTCGATTTCAATGGTGTGGGCAACCACGAGTTCGATCATGGCGTGGGCGAGCTTCTGCGCTTGCAATATGGCGGCTGTCACCCGACCAAGGGCTGCCCGCCCGACATCGCCGACTTTCCGGGGGCCAAATACCGCTACCTCGCGGCCAATGTCGACGTGGCCAAGGACCGCACCATCTTTCCCGCGTATGGCATCAAGGAGCTCGGCGGACAAAAGGTCGCGTTCATCGGGATGACCCTCAAGGACACGCCGTCGGTCACCGTGCCGTCGGCCGTCGCCGGGCTCAAGTTCGATGATGAGGTGGCCACAGTCAACGAGCTGATTCCCAAGATCAAAGGCGAGGGGGCGAGCGCCATCGTGGTGCTCCTGCACCAAGGGAACATCCCGCTCCCGGGCACGGTGTACAGCGACTGCGGGGTCGAGAGCGGCACCATCGTCGACATCGCGAAGAAGCTCGATCCGGCGGTGAGCGTCGTCTTTAGCGCGCACACGCACCAAGCGTACAATTGCAAAGTGCGCGACGGTGCCGGCGGCGAGAAGCTGGTGACCAGCGCGGCGTCGTTCGGGCGTGTCGTCACGCAGGTCGAGCTGACGATCGACCCCGTTCAGCACAAGGTGACGGAGAAGAGCGCGAAGAACCACATCGTCACGCGCGACATCGCGCCCGATCCGGCCGTGAAGCAGATCCTCGACACGTACAAGACCCTCGCCGGCCCCGTGGGCAACGAGCCCATCGGGCGCATCACCGGAGCCCTCACCAAGGACACCACCAGCGCCTCGGGCGAGTGGATCATCGGTGATGTCATCGCCGATGCCATGCTCGCGGGCATGCAAGACCCCAAAAAGCCCGGGTACGACGCGGTCATCGCGCTCATGAACGCCGGCGGCGTGCGCGCCAGCGTTCCTTGCGACGGGTGCAGCGAGGCCAGCCCGGGCACCATGACCTACGCGCAAGCCTTTACGGTGCAGCCCTTTACGAACTACCTCGTCACGGTGAGCTTGACCGGCGCCCAGATCGAAACCTTGCTCAACCAGCAGGGCAAGGGCATCCTCCAGATCGCGGGCTTGAAGTACGCGTACAAGCGGCCCGGTGGCGGCGCCCCCGTGGTCGAGCCAAACACCATTCAGGTTCGCGAAGCCGGCGGTTACGTTGCGCTCGACCCCGCCAAGACCTACCGGGTGGTGACGAACAACTTCCTCGCCACAGGCGGCGATGGATTCGATGAGTTCAAGAAGGCGACCAACCCGACCAACGGTCCGATCGACCTCGACGCGCTCATCGCATACATGAAGGCCAACAACCCGCTCAAGCCGCCCGCGCTCGATCGCATCACGCGCTTGCCGTGATCGATCGCGCCGCGCGCGCGGATCGGATGAACGCGGGCAGCGCGAACGCGCAGCGTGCATACGTCGCTCGAACGTCAGCGTGACACAAGCGTCACAGAGCTGACATTCAAGTACGGTAATTTTCGCTCCCAATAGCAAGTGGCTACTTCAGCACGCTTTGGTAAGTATCGCTTCGTTGCAACCCTCGGACGCGGAGGGATGGCGGATGTCTACCTGGCGCTCCAGAGCGGTCCCCAGGGCTTTCGCAAGCTCGTCGTCGTCAAAAAGCTGCGCGCCGATGTCGCGGAGGAGGATACCTACCGCGCCATGCTGCTCGACGAAGCGCGTCTGGCCGCGCGGCTTCGTCACCCCAACGTGGTGCAGACGCTCGAGGTGGGCGCCCACGATGGAGAGAACTTCATCGCGATGGAGTACCTCGAGGGGCAACCGCTCGGGCGCATCGCCACCGCCGCCTTTCGCGCGAACCGACCGATCGAGGCGCCGTTGGCGGTGCAGATCGTCATCGATGCGCTGAGCGGCCTTCACTACGCCCACGAGCTTCACGACTTCGACGGCATGCCCCTCGGCATCGTGCACCGCGACGTGAGCCCTCAGAACATCTTCGTGACGTACGACGGCGAGGTGAAGCTGGTCGACTTCGGCATCGCGCGCACCGTTCTCAGCAACACGGCCACCGCCGTGGGCACCTTCAAAGGCAAGCCCTCGTACACGGCGCCCGAGCAAGTGCGCGGCGATCCCATCGACCGGCGCGTCGACGTCTTCGCCACCGGCATCGTGCTCTGGGAGCTGCTCGCGCAACGCCGCCTCTTTCGAGCCGACACGCCCATGGAGGCGATGCACAAGCTCCTGCTCGAAGAGATCCCGCGCCTCTCCACGGTCGTGCACCACATCCACCCCCTGCTCGACGCCATCTGCGCCCGCGCCCTCGAAAAAGACGCGAGCGCCCGCTTCGAGACCGCCCTCGAGATGCGCACCGCGCTCGAAGCGTACTTCGACGAGGTGGGCGTGCGCCCCCTCGGCCGCGACAAACTGGGCGCGTGGGTCGCGACCCTGTTCGAGAAAGAGCGCTCCACCGTGCGCGCGCGCATCAGCGAGTGCATCCGCGCACAAGACGGCGAGCGCAGCATCGAATCGGTGCCCACCTTGGTCGTCGCGCCGGGCGCTTCGGGCTCCACGCCGCAGTCGACCAGCCATCCGATTTATTCCACGTTGCACCCGCCCAAGGTGCCTGCGTCCGAGGCCAAAGGGCGCCGCGGCACCTTGATCATGGCCGGCGTGGCCGTCGCCGCGGTCGCAGGGATCGCGGGGTTGTTCGTCTCCAACGGCCTCCGGAAGAAGGCCGCCATCGCGCCCGGATCGCAGGAGGCCGTGGCCGCCCTCGCCGATGCCGGCGGCGAGCGGGTGCTCAGGCTCTGCGGCTCCAACACCATCGGCGCCGAGCTCGCGCCGGCGCTGGTCGAGGCGTACTTCAAGAAGAAGGGGATCACCACCACGTCGCGCACGCCGGGGAAGAAGCCGGCGTCCGTCGATATCCGCGCCGGCAGGCCGGACGAGCGCGTTCAAATCGTCTCCATCGAGGCCGAGGGGACGGCCACCGCCTTCCAGGGCCTCGCGAATGGAACGTGCGACGTGGGCATGGCCTCGCGCGCCGTTCACGACGACGAGAACGCGCTGCTCGCGCAAAAAGGGCTCGG contains these protein-coding regions:
- a CDS encoding protein kinase; translated protein: MADVYLALQSGPQGFRKLVVVKKLRADVAEEDTYRAMLLDEARLAARLRHPNVVQTLEVGAHDGENFIAMEYLEGQPLGRIATAAFRANRPIEAPLAVQIVIDALSGLHYAHELHDFDGMPLGIVHRDVSPQNIFVTYDGEVKLVDFGIARTVLSNTATAVGTFKGKPSYTAPEQVRGDPIDRRVDVFATGIVLWELLAQRRLFRADTPMEAMHKLLLEEIPRLSTVVHHIHPLLDAICARALEKDASARFETALEMRTALEAYFDEVGVRPLGRDKLGAWVATLFEKERSTVRARISECIRAQDGERSIESVPTLVVAPGASGSTPQSTSHPIYSTLHPPKVPASEAKGRRGTLIMAGVAVAAVAGIAGLFVSNGLRKKAAIAPGSQEAVAALADAGGERVLRLCGSNTIGAELAPALVEAYFKKKGITTTSRTPGKKPASVDIRAGRPDERVQIVSIEAEGTATAFQGLANGTCDVGMASRAVHDDENALLAQKGLGEMRSPANEHVIALDGIAVVVHPNSKVRALDADQLRRVFTGAVKDWSEVGGAQGPISVFARDDASGTYDTFKHFILGKEKLSPAAKRFADSDALSDAVANDPGGIGFIGLAYIRSATALAVSDRGAPPMFPSPFTVTTEGYMLSRRLYFYTGSRPTSPLTRELVTFALSPEGQAAVRASGFVDLSVRVHDADACTGRCSARYLGTIKKARRLSLDFRFRTGKNELDSRGTRDLDRVVSFLNGQPGARVLLLGFSDGTGDATQNLRLSRERAKAVGDELSARGVHPATVDGFGSEMAVASNIDESGRERNRRVEVWLAPE
- a CDS encoding bifunctional metallophosphatase/5'-nucleotidase; the encoded protein is MRLRRSTVLFSIPAALAAASIPLAVSCSDESTLVANPSDASIDRAPPSTSDSTAPVKVQILGFNDFHGNLEEPTGNNANVLAEGNDPAIGDAGVPLDGSTKKNVPAGGVVFLAAHIAKLRAQNPNTAVVSSGDMTGASPLVSAIFSDEPTVLAMNAIGLDFNGVGNHEFDHGVGELLRLQYGGCHPTKGCPPDIADFPGAKYRYLAANVDVAKDRTIFPAYGIKELGGQKVAFIGMTLKDTPSVTVPSAVAGLKFDDEVATVNELIPKIKGEGASAIVVLLHQGNIPLPGTVYSDCGVESGTIVDIAKKLDPAVSVVFSAHTHQAYNCKVRDGAGGEKLVTSAASFGRVVTQVELTIDPVQHKVTEKSAKNHIVTRDIAPDPAVKQILDTYKTLAGPVGNEPIGRITGALTKDTTSASGEWIIGDVIADAMLAGMQDPKKPGYDAVIALMNAGGVRASVPCDGCSEASPGTMTYAQAFTVQPFTNYLVTVSLTGAQIETLLNQQGKGILQIAGLKYAYKRPGGGAPVVEPNTIQVREAGGYVALDPAKTYRVVTNNFLATGGDGFDEFKKATNPTNGPIDLDALIAYMKANNPLKPPALDRITRLP